The genome window aaccTTAATGATGGCCTACCATGAAGGTCTTCCTCAAGTACATTAACAAAACAGTCCCACATTTCCTGTAACCACTCTGcaaaaatgtaagatatttaacatcattaactgttagttccatgtaaagattaaaaagtaacggggatagggaacacccttgtcagactcccttttttattacggcttctttcttatgttcttcaattattactgttgctgtttggttcctgtacatgttagcaattgtaattctatctctgtgtttgaaccctaattttttttaaatgttgaacattttattccagtctacattatcaaatgccttttccaggtctataaatggtttttgtttgtttttctttaatcttccttctactattaatctgagccctaaaatttcttcccttaccctatactttttctgaaaccaaattagtttgcagaactaaaaaaaatattaattacaaactaaaatttacaagTGCGTACAAACATAGAGAATTGTGAGTTCGATAAATTATTGGTTGTCTTTTAATTTCAGATTACAACAGCTACCAGCGCTAAATATGATGGAATGGATGAAAAAATTGGTGAACCTGTTAATCAAATTGTTGAAAGTGAACAGAATGTCAATAAATGGATTGAAAAGGACACATTACAACCCCCAATTGTGTCTACTTTTCAAAcacctaataaaaaaaaggcatATGCAAGTTATCTAAAGTTGAGGGTACAATTGAAATAACTGGAGTCGCCCATCAACTTCAAAGTCCAGCCCGACGAGGTTGATGTATTTGGAAAATATGTTGCAGCTCAGTTTGGGACCTTCCCATGAGGTACCAACTTATTTGCCAGGACAAAACTCAGTCTGTGTTAATTAAAGGGAGATTGAAATTGTTGGAATTCCCATGACCTTCACCTTCTCTGATGTTATTTGGAACCTCATCCTATGCCGGTGATTATGATGACAACACTAGTATTCAAAACGAATTTATAGCCGAAGGAGATTTTGTTTacagaaatttacatttaaatgacaTTATGTgacaaaaaaactttgttttgtgTACTTtacaaatcattatatttaatattacatttaataataaattgtactaaagaaaattgatattctttgtttaatcatttcttttatgGTTAGCATAGTTGTTGGGAGTGACAACCCCTAAGAAAGATATGCACATTTCTGCGCTTATTTACTTTGAACTCACCAGTATTACTAAGAATTTGCTACTCTTTTTACAAATGATTACTAAATGATACAAAAGGCAGGCCTAGTCTTGATTTTTCTACTACCTTATACTGTAAATTAACAAGTTAGCAAGCAATGACTTGTGAGATCTTACCTTCATAAATTCTTGCAATGCTGTAGTTATTACTGTAAGTACTTCTGGCACAAAACTAGAAGTGAAGTATTTGAAACAGGACTGCTAGAGTTTGGTAACTGTCACCACTAGCTAAAAATTGTACGGCAACCTCTAGTTTTGGACAGGCAGGAACTGCGTCTCTCATTAGtgtatctgtttttaatattttatgttcaattaAATTAATCAGTTCACTGAATTGCCCCACACTCAATCTCATAATTCTGTTGTATTCCAGAGGATCCTCTTCGGCAAGTTCCCAAAGTATTCTAGACAAAGCTCCCATCTGATATCTATGACACACTCGGTCCCATCACGCTctatttttggttaatatttcttGAAGCTCTTCACTTAAACAATCTATAATATCAATTACAACCTCATCAACAGCTTCCCGTACTCTTCATCAACCTCCTCCATGTTCTCACACATCCTCTGATAATGTTACACTCACCACGTTCACACAAACTAGTTACTGGCTGCCACTACAACATTTAAAATGGAAGCCATTATTGTCCTTGTGTGTAAGCCTACTGCCCGGCTACTTCACTGGCTCCATGTGAAGGGGGCCTTATAAAATTTCTGACTGTAATCAATAGTTTTTgagataatcataaaaaaaatttacctcctTTTCCCCAAACAGTATAGACCACGCTGTTTACTTAGAACCTCCAgaatcttaataaataacaagaattaaatgtataaaataaaaatctgatgtggatacccccatgacttccttggacgtctattaaattagatatacacatttttgctgcacttcatttaagcttatttaatttgaaaatgaggTAAGAATTtgaaaggaattaaaataaaaataaaactttttttttgttacaaattttattaaagattaataatacaatttacttatatattattcttgtaaaatgtttcaattctttATTTCACAATGGTTATGTTGGTATCTAGAGAGCttagttagaaaaaattaatttagatcatGTTCCTAAGAAGAAACATACCCGACAATGAgagaaagttataataatttaaaattaaaaatgaaaatttatgcaaaagaaatttaatcatttaaccaCTATAAGTCAGTCccataacagtaaaataaaaaaattaatttagttgaaTATGTCTGAATACTGTGAAGTTATATTGATTTTAGCTGTTTACCATATACCTGTTTACCATATACCATATAGCTGTATACCATATAGCTGTTCACTTGTGTCAATTAATCAACTACAGAAGTTCTTTGCAACATAAATGGATCCAATTCTTGAATAGCAAGCAAATAATTTGTGTTATAAAATGAAActatgaataatgaaatatttatttatttatgcttaatGCAAAAGGTTCGTGCTTTGACCATAAATAGTTACCAAGCATCAATCTATAGTTGACAAAATTCTAGAAAAACCATATTTTGTACCATCACTTTAAAAGACTTAAAAGTGTTTTCTGCAATAGGCTTGGATATCAAAACATCAtttccaacaaaatttatttacattaagaacttagttttaaatatattcatacaatattttatttactcttatatataatgagaaagtttgtacatttgtttattgtttgcAACATATCATGCAAAAACCAATTTCAGGATAATTCATGTTATCTCAGGATAGATTTTAAGCCACAGATTGAGGCCCAAGCCCCCTTGGGagttaagatattcattaaagaaaaaaaagaatcctttattatatttctatcaacatggtaacagaaatataaggaagtaaaataactaattcttatttatttaatgaagattaaatgtaaaatatttaatattctcacaactgTGAGAATAACGAACATGTCAGATGAGTGAAGGGAAGCAGCTAatttgcttataaaaaattataatgaacattTTGTGCAAATCTTATACAGATCTTTACTTAATGATGTAAGTCAGTTTTTGACTAcagcatctaaaaaaaaagaattcaaatgaTTGGTATCATTGgtctttcaaacaaataaaaaaattgattatgaatagaatggaataaaaaattacagaaaaatgtgTCAAATTTACAAATAAGTTGGTAATGATTGGGTGATCTATAAAAAAAGGTCTTGAGttgtgcaattaaaaataaaaggaactgaATTGTCAAAattgaatatcttaaaaattataaatttagatcatcattaaagaaaagtctatctttgaattgttattttttacgaaCGTAGATATTGAtccatattaaaactttttctgtgTTATTTTTATGACTTTCAACATAATTTAAGATAGATTGTAGAATAACAGAAAACAATACTTAAAAGTAACTTGTTTATGACCTTTTACTCGGTGGTAAATAGCAATATTTGATATCTTTTTAAGAATTTGTTCTAAAATATACTtggacatttattttttatacaagattTTTACGCTGATATTTTTTCCATTGAAAGCTAAAatagtaattctaaaaaaatgaaaccatactGAAACTGgcatttagagatttttttataaatatttaaacaatagatAAAACTCAATTCTTAAACAcagttattaattactaatttttttatataatctcttataaatttattgttgaaacTATAATAGTAGGATAAATGCTTCAATATACTACTAACATTTTCTGCTTACTACAAAAAAATGACGGTGAtgtttttttacaacataaacaAAAGTATTAAGATTAAAAGCACACCTTCATAAaccatataaatttaacaaaaattatatataacagaaaatgaaacgtacaatttcattgaaataaatacaagtaCATTGATAAACCagatagtattaaaaaagaaacaaaatacaaagacaactaaataaataaaacaaattttaacacatTGGTTAGCATCATCTATTAATGTAGAATATTAACAACAGAGAAAGTAAACataatttctttgttatgtttgttatcaattaaataaataatttttttacaacattcttttacaaatattcatcacaaaaaaactgaaatgaattatcagttaaaaattcttgttttcagatttttttccttacttttctttgttgtatttttgaaatgttatcatgatgtttacataaaacaataaatttctgttatattattaatttaatacataaaataactcAATATCAGAACTTTTAATTATGACTGTAATGGAgcaactagtaaaaaaaaaaaaaagattggaattGCGTTCCAGGACAAatgtatgaaatgtaatttgCATAAGAAGAGATATTATTATACAAAGACAAAATTAAGTTTGGGTCAATTGAAAAGTCTACTACTGTCTATACAGAAGACTGCGACAATTTACCATGTAAAATACTGTCTTTTAACTCTATGtacttgaatttaatttaatgcttttctaatttttatttttattaagttgacCATTACATTAAGATggttaacatttttatagttctgctttttactattatttttatgttacttaatgttttatttcaattaatcttttgataaaattagaaCAAACTCTCTGTCTGTATGTtatcaaaaatgtaattcttcATAACATCTAGCAAATTATATGACCacaaataccatttttttatcatcaagGAAACATCTCCAAcactaaactattttatttattattttttctacaataagGAACTGTAATAgaacttgtaatattttaaaacatgtgtaaaaaattaaatttaactttgaacttattgtttgttatataatattgaaaaaagcattaaatactttttaatttacttttttcaagtgttttattttaaatgtatgcaaattaaaataaatatcagtagaCATGTcaacttcattttaatatatttaaaagaacaaataatatagtttaaaagaagagattaattagtaattaacgTTATTCGGTATCGATTCAGATCTTgatcttgtttataaaaaaaaaatcactttgtgAAAATTGtccaatttattataatattttccacgtgtttaactatttaatatttcctaactgaaattccatttaaaaaaaaaacacaatctagTTTTTACACAACCTAATACTTACTTAAATTACTCTcagcactaataaaaaaaaaaaatcttatgaccTAGAATATTCTagtaaacaaatttcttttataaaagagtCATGTTAAGAATCTTTGTACACAAtcagaaaatgaatttttgattataataatttagtattattaaattacgaTACTCTAATTCTATTGATGAAACTAACAACActctaaaaaactaatattattttttttatataaatgatccTGTCAATACATTGCTTTCTATATTACACTCATTAACACCaagcttaattttaaatgttcctTGATCGCCCCAGTTACCACCCCAAGAATTAATTGCTAACCAATATggtctttttgatttttttgttacacCCCATCCGATCAGTTTTACAGTGTGCTGACCAACTTCTAACCCAGATGTATGATAATAAACTCCAcgtttataattgaaaaaatcttCATAAATGATTAATGAAGCACTAACTGgtccatttttaattatttctgattttattgcCACAACTTTTGAAGGGACTGCATATActtgtttcattttcattttatctttgtcATAAGATGCAGTTATGTAACGATTATTGGTACATTTTAATACATAACATGATGGTGTTAATCTTCTTATTGTTTTACATGCGGGTAAACCTTTTATAGTTTCACAATTTTCTATTCTATAAGGTCGACAACCTATATTTGATCTATATGTACCTCCAGTTACTAAACCAACTTTGTTTatatatgtgaaacttttttcaacatGGCCTCCAAAACAACCACCACCACACACTTTGCAACATGTTAAAAGCTGATCAGATGAACCCGtacgatgaatatttttttgaatgcaCAGTCTATCTTGGAACACTGCAGCAGGTACTATTGCATAACTTGATGCACAGTTTCCTTGTGTATTGACAAGTCTTATAGAATTACACTGTGGCCAGTTGGTTCGtgaatcaaaatttttagaaatattataatatatttctgtttctttacgTTCTAATTTCTGTACTTCCTTCAATTTAatactaagtaaattttttaattcagaataaaaatgaaaatttttacctGCTTTCCAATATTTTTGCTGATCATTTATTTCCCTAATGAATTCATCACTTAAAATGTTCATACTATCTATTTTTACGCTGTATCCAATTTCTATGAAACCAggtattaatagaataataaagagATAACAAAATGCAAAACTTCTTTTCATAAtcttatatgttaaatataacaaactaGAATCTGTATTAATGTGCAAAAATAATCTTCTCTTTCATAAGAATACATATATCATATTATGAAACCTATTAATAAACTAAGTTAACAACATAACTAACTGCTCTAAAGCTGACGATTAAATTAACTTAtctaaaacaagtatttttttaagcttatctttttatttctaactgcacaaaaaatgaagataaaacatATCATAATGTACtcaattttaatgatgaaaaagtaagtcaataaactttttttttaattcattttttactttataattgaaGGAAAGAAAATATGCATTACAATccttatagataaaattatttatctaccgCATTAGCTTTTAACTAATATTACTCATTGCTcttatgtttaaatgttttttaattacctgtattgatttatttattccccttttttaatcaaacattattAAGTAACATTAACATAagtaacaaacttattttttagcattcattcttgtaaaaatatttttttaaaaacccttatattaattattaatatatcagcatacagacaaaaaactttaaattaagtaTAACTGGTATTGGCATTTATAAAGAACAGTATGTCCCATTATTTATGTTAACTGTATTGcttaattaactgttttattacaataataatctcCTATCAGCAGAATGGAATGTTGATTAAAACTAAAGTACCATTCATTCACCTGCACTTCATCAAGCAATCGTATAGATCTTTCAAAATCAAATTGATGTCATGATTTGGCTCAATTAAGAAGTTAAACTAACATGACATTAGAGTTAATAAAAatccacattattttatttaataaaataatgaaaaccttttggcagaTAAATGATACAGTTGTGAAGATCGTATCcaaaaatttaaatctcaaaaTAGGATGCCTACCTTTTCTGATGACCTGGCTCTTTTAGCTGAATCGAAGGAAGACACAATAGCACAAATTCAAGAGTTAACAGGTATCTTGCACAAAGCAGAATACCTGTACTTGGTAAAATAAggtattattagtttttacaaaGACAGAAATCATGATGAACATCAAATCATTCATACAAAAGACGATTAAAAAGGGCTaaatacagaatgataaatatcaCAAAACACTTTAAGTATAAGGAGAGATAATAAGATCAGGAATAGATAAAGcatcaattaaaaatagaatataaaagtgGAGAACCTTAAGACTTATTAGCACAGACATCTACAATAAGAAGAATCTCTCCAAGATTGTTAAATTGACATTACACAACTATAGTAAGATCAGTAATCTTACATGGTTCTAAATTATTACATCTAATCGACCACGAAAGATTGCTAAAGATCAAAAAAAGCTTACTACAGATAATCCATGGTCCTAAGGTAACAGAGAAAGGATGCAGATAATGAAATCTAACAAAGAGATACAACAAAGATCTAGAAACAGAGATAAGGTAAAGAAGGTTAAAT of Lycorma delicatula isolate Av1 chromosome 9, ASM4794821v1, whole genome shotgun sequence contains these proteins:
- the LOC142330384 gene encoding cathepsin B-like cysteine proteinase 3; amino-acid sequence: MKRSFAFCYLFIILLIPGFIEIGYSVKIDSMNILSDEFIREINDQQKYWKAGKNFHFYSELKNLLSIKLKEVQKLERKETEIYYNISKNFDSRTNWPQCNSIRLVNTQGNCASSYAIVPAAVFQDRLCIQKNIHRTGSSDQLLTCCKVCGGGCFGGHVEKSFTYINKVGLVTGGTYRSNIGCRPYRIENCETIKGLPACKTIRRLTPSCYVLKCTNNRYITASYDKDKMKMKQVYAVPSKVVAIKSEIIKNGPVSASLIIYEDFFNYKRGVYYHTSGLEVGQHTVKLIGWGVTKKSKRPYWLAINSWGGNWGDQGTFKIKLGVNECNIESNVLTGSFI